In Acidobacteriota bacterium, one genomic interval encodes:
- a CDS encoding sugar ABC transporter ATP-binding protein encodes MANHLLEMRGIGKRFPGVVALDGVEFHVNAGEVVALLGENGAGKSTLMKILGGVYQPDAGEVKVDGSPVTIQSVNDSIGLGIGFIHQELNVLDNLDVAANVFLGREPVLGGALKPLRLIDRRKMNADSEVHLRRLGVEVSPDTPLSRLSIAQQQLVEIAKALSLNARLLIMDEPTSSLTLAETSRLLDVVKDLRAQGVSVIYISHRLGEVLEIADRAVVLRDGRNAGTLTREEITHDRMVQLMVGRELQHHYVAPQHDARTGFFEVRELETSRYPGKKISFALGGGEILGFAGLVGAGRSEMAQAIFGVDKKLCGKILLNGRELDIQSSAQAIRQGIYLVPEDRRQTGLIVESTIRENISLPALQRYTIRGLVSRERESRAAETVAKRLNVKTGSIETLVKNLSGGNQQKVVLAKWLQLEPKVMIFDEPTRGIDVGAKAEIYELLRGLAANGVGVIVISSDMEEILGLSDRLAVMHEGRITGVLDRQHCTEESVMRLAVGGKQQN; translated from the coding sequence ATGGCAAATCATTTGTTGGAAATGCGCGGGATCGGCAAACGCTTTCCCGGCGTGGTGGCGCTGGACGGCGTTGAGTTCCACGTCAATGCGGGCGAAGTCGTCGCCTTGCTTGGCGAAAACGGCGCGGGAAAATCCACGCTGATGAAAATCCTTGGCGGCGTGTATCAGCCCGATGCCGGAGAAGTGAAGGTGGATGGTTCGCCGGTTACGATCCAATCGGTCAACGATTCGATTGGGTTGGGCATAGGATTCATTCATCAGGAACTAAATGTGCTGGACAATCTGGACGTCGCAGCCAATGTGTTTTTGGGGCGCGAACCTGTGCTTGGCGGCGCGCTGAAACCGCTGCGACTGATTGACCGACGGAAAATGAACGCCGATTCCGAAGTACATCTTCGCCGATTGGGGGTGGAGGTTTCGCCGGACACACCGCTCAGTCGTTTATCCATTGCCCAGCAGCAACTGGTGGAAATCGCCAAAGCGCTTTCGCTCAATGCCCGGCTGTTGATTATGGACGAACCGACCTCCAGCTTGACGCTGGCCGAAACGTCGCGCTTGCTGGATGTGGTTAAAGACCTTCGCGCGCAAGGAGTGAGCGTGATTTACATCTCTCACCGACTGGGTGAAGTTTTGGAAATAGCCGACCGCGCCGTGGTGTTGCGCGACGGGCGAAACGCCGGAACCCTCACCCGCGAAGAGATCACGCACGACCGCATGGTGCAACTGATGGTCGGGCGCGAATTGCAGCATCATTATGTCGCGCCGCAGCACGACGCCAGGACTGGATTCTTTGAAGTTCGCGAATTGGAAACTTCGCGCTATCCGGGAAAGAAAATTTCCTTCGCGCTTGGCGGCGGAGAAATTCTGGGTTTTGCCGGGTTGGTCGGCGCTGGACGGTCGGAAATGGCGCAGGCGATTTTCGGTGTAGACAAAAAGCTCTGCGGCAAGATCCTGTTGAACGGACGGGAACTCGACATTCAATCGTCGGCGCAAGCCATCCGCCAAGGCATTTATCTGGTTCCCGAAGATCGCAGGCAAACCGGTTTGATTGTCGAAAGCACGATTCGCGAAAACATCAGTTTGCCCGCGTTGCAGCGATACACGATCAGGGGCTTGGTCAGCCGTGAGCGCGAAAGCCGCGCCGCTGAAACTGTCGCCAAGCGGTTGAATGTCAAAACCGGTTCCATTGAAACGCTGGTCAAAAACCTGAGCGGCGGCAACCAGCAAAAAGTCGTCCTGGCGAAATGGTTGCAGCTTGAACCGAAGGTCATGATTTTCGATGAACCGACGCGTGGGATTGACGTTGGCGCGAAGGCTGAAATTTATGAATTACTGCGCGGATTGGCGGCAAATGGCGTCGGCGTCATTGTCATCAGCAGCGATATGGAAGAGATTTTGGGATTGAGCGACCGGCTGGCCGTTATGCACGAAGGCCGCATCACAGGCGTTCTCGACCGCCAGCATTGCACCGAAGAAAGCGTCATGCGATTGGCCGTTGGCGGCAAACAACAAAACTGA
- a CDS encoding ABC transporter permease — protein MKKELGIFLLLLVLCVVVSLKEPLFLSATNLQNTARLIGAYGIFSIGVGVVIITGGIDLSIGSSMALLGVLLSMMLMGSHWPGVLAVAVTLCVAMALGLLHGTLITRMKIQPFIVTLCGLLFYRGLARFIANDETKGFGNAAGFERLQGLATGRLFGIPSPFVVLIVVSVVMWLVLHRSVFGRYLFAVGRNEDAARYSGINTKMVITLAYVICAFMTGISAILIAFYTNSISPSSHGNFYELYGIAAAVLGGCSLRGGEGSVIGILLGTALLQVLQNLVNLLGIDPSLNFAVMGAVILLGVLADQILKARTAKTALSRNLRVAENENPRRLK, from the coding sequence ATGAAAAAAGAGCTTGGAATCTTTCTCCTTCTGTTGGTTTTGTGCGTGGTGGTTTCGCTCAAAGAGCCGTTGTTTCTTTCCGCGACCAACCTGCAAAACACCGCACGACTGATTGGCGCTTATGGAATTTTCAGCATAGGCGTTGGCGTCGTCATCATTACCGGCGGCATTGACCTGTCCATCGGTTCCAGCATGGCGTTGCTGGGCGTGCTGCTTTCCATGATGTTGATGGGGAGCCATTGGCCCGGCGTGCTGGCTGTGGCGGTGACCTTGTGTGTGGCGATGGCGCTGGGCTTGCTGCACGGAACGTTGATCACGCGCATGAAGATTCAACCCTTCATCGTCACGCTGTGTGGATTGTTGTTTTATCGCGGGCTGGCGCGGTTCATCGCCAACGACGAAACCAAGGGCTTCGGCAATGCCGCTGGATTTGAGCGGTTGCAGGGATTGGCTACTGGCAGGCTCTTTGGCATTCCTTCTCCATTCGTTGTGTTGATTGTGGTCAGTGTGGTGATGTGGTTGGTGCTTCATCGCTCAGTGTTTGGCCGGTACTTGTTCGCAGTCGGGCGGAACGAAGACGCCGCGCGATATTCCGGCATCAACACCAAAATGGTCATTACTTTGGCTTACGTCATCTGCGCTTTCATGACGGGAATTTCCGCGATTTTGATCGCGTTTTACACCAACTCGATCTCGCCTTCGTCGCACGGAAACTTTTATGAATTGTATGGCATTGCGGCAGCAGTGCTTGGCGGATGCAGCTTGCGCGGCGGAGAAGGATCGGTCATCGGAATTCTGCTTGGCACAGCGCTTTTGCAGGTGTTGCAGAATCTGGTGAACCTTTTAGGGATTGACCCGTCGCTGAACTTTGCGGTGATGGGCGCGGTGATTTTATTAGGAGTGCTGGCCGATCAGATTCTGAAGGCTCGAACCGCGAAAACGGCCTTAAGCCGCAATTTACGTGTAGCTGAAAATGAAAATCCCCGCCGCCTGAAGTAG
- a CDS encoding response regulator transcription factor, with product MIDAEPIVFIVDDDSLVRTSLKRLVSLEGWRVEAFASAKEFLQGKALDGTADLTPACLILDVQLPDLNGLDFQGELVKAGIRIPIIFITGHGDIPMSVRAMKAGAVGFLTKPFSNGELISSIQEAIEQDRLTIQKRTERLVLERRYELLTPREKEVFAHVVTGKLNKQIAFDLNVTEKTIKVHRALVMQKMQAESLADLVRMAEKLQLAIPDSSQNSN from the coding sequence ATGATTGATGCTGAACCGATTGTGTTTATTGTCGATGACGACAGCCTGGTTCGCACCTCGTTGAAACGGTTGGTCAGCCTGGAAGGCTGGCGGGTGGAAGCCTTTGCCTCTGCCAAAGAGTTTTTACAGGGAAAAGCGCTGGATGGAACCGCCGATTTGACACCGGCTTGTTTGATTCTGGATGTTCAGTTGCCAGACCTGAACGGATTGGATTTTCAGGGGGAACTTGTCAAAGCGGGCATACGGATTCCGATTATTTTTATCACCGGCCACGGCGACATTCCCATGAGTGTTCGCGCCATGAAAGCCGGAGCCGTCGGATTTCTAACCAAACCTTTCAGTAATGGGGAACTGATCAGTTCCATACAAGAAGCCATTGAACAAGATCGTCTCACAATTCAAAAACGAACGGAAAGACTCGTTCTGGAACGCCGGTACGAATTGCTGACTCCCAGGGAAAAAGAAGTCTTTGCACACGTCGTAACGGGGAAGTTGAACAAACAGATTGCGTTCGATTTGAATGTCACCGAAAAAACGATCAAAGTACATCGCGCCCTGGTCATGCAAAAAATGCAGGCGGAATCTCTGGCCGATTTGGTTCGAATGGCGGAAAAACTGCAATTGGCGATTCCCGATTCCTCTCAGAACAGTAACTAA
- a CDS encoding sugar-binding protein, with product MNRNAKLFLGLLLAVAVLLPAGCSEKSGGNASGKKLAFVTNNASDFWTIARKGTEKADEELADATVEFKIPADGTAAEQKRIIDDLLARGFAGIAISPVDPANQTELINQTAQKALVVTQDSDAPASQRTVYVGTDNVAAGRQAGQLLKEALPDGGKIVLFVGKLDAQNAKERLQGIEETIAGTKIEIVDKRTDDADHARAKANAADSLVKYADAAAFVGLWSYNGPAILNAIKEADKVGKVKIICFDEEDQTLAGVKAGEIVGTVVQQPYEFGYQAIKLMDQILGGDRSGIPASKQAFVPTLIIKKDNVDDFTTKLNKLRGR from the coding sequence ATGAATCGCAACGCAAAGTTGTTTTTGGGATTGTTACTCGCCGTCGCTGTTTTGCTGCCCGCCGGATGCAGTGAGAAATCCGGTGGAAATGCCTCCGGAAAGAAGCTCGCTTTTGTCACCAACAACGCTTCGGATTTTTGGACAATTGCCCGCAAGGGAACGGAAAAAGCTGACGAAGAGTTGGCTGACGCGACTGTGGAATTCAAGATTCCCGCCGACGGAACCGCCGCTGAACAGAAACGCATCATTGACGATCTGCTGGCCAGAGGGTTCGCCGGCATCGCCATTTCGCCCGTTGATCCCGCCAACCAGACTGAGTTGATTAACCAGACGGCGCAAAAAGCGTTGGTCGTGACTCAAGACAGCGACGCTCCTGCCAGTCAGCGTACTGTCTACGTTGGAACCGACAACGTGGCCGCTGGTCGTCAAGCCGGACAATTGTTGAAAGAAGCGTTGCCGGATGGCGGCAAAATCGTCCTTTTCGTCGGCAAACTCGACGCGCAAAACGCCAAAGAACGCCTGCAAGGCATTGAGGAAACCATCGCGGGAACCAAAATTGAAATTGTGGACAAACGCACCGACGATGCCGATCACGCGCGCGCCAAAGCCAACGCAGCGGATTCGCTGGTTAAATACGCTGACGCCGCGGCCTTCGTCGGATTGTGGTCGTACAACGGCCCGGCGATCCTGAACGCGATCAAGGAAGCCGACAAGGTCGGCAAAGTCAAAATCATCTGCTTTGACGAAGAAGATCAAACCTTGGCCGGTGTGAAAGCCGGAGAAATTGTCGGCACGGTCGTTCAGCAACCGTATGAATTCGGGTATCAGGCGATCAAGCTTATGGATCAAATTCTGGGCGGCGACCGCTCCGGCATTCCGGCTTCCAAGCAAGCATTTGTTCCAACGCTGATCATCAAAAAAGACAACGTGGACGATTTCACCACCAAGCTGAACAAATTGCGCGGAAGATGA
- a CDS encoding response regulator: MMTLWIVDDDELVCRSLKRVVGTSGYSVEIFHSAEELLNAGSLNGCRCLILDVRLPAMNGLELQRQLHTRNLRFPIIFITSLADESVKAMAMQAGAIDYLHKPFGEDELLSAIRKAFTISQ, from the coding sequence ATGATGACTCTCTGGATTGTGGATGACGACGAACTGGTTTGCAGATCACTGAAGCGAGTGGTCGGTACTTCCGGTTACAGTGTCGAAATTTTTCATTCCGCCGAAGAACTTCTCAACGCTGGCAGTTTGAATGGTTGCCGGTGTTTGATCCTCGACGTCAGATTGCCCGCAATGAATGGGTTGGAATTGCAACGGCAATTACATACTCGCAACTTACGATTCCCAATTATCTTCATCACATCACTTGCCGACGAAAGCGTGAAAGCGATGGCCATGCAGGCGGGAGCGATTGATTATCTGCACAAACCTTTCGGAGAAGACGAATTGCTGAGCGCGATTCGCAAGGCCTTCACGATCAGCCAGTGA